In one window of Microtus pennsylvanicus isolate mMicPen1 chromosome 2, mMicPen1.hap1, whole genome shotgun sequence DNA:
- the LOC142843389 gene encoding electroneutral sodium bicarbonate exchanger 1-like, translating into MPAGSNEPDGVLSYQRPDEEAVVDQGGTSTTLNIHYEKEELEGHRTLYVGVRMPLGRQGHRHHRTHGQKHRRRGARGKGTSQGEEVLEALAHDTPSQHVQFILGTEDDEEHVPHELFTELDEICLREGEDAKWKETCRWLKFEEDVEDGGERWSKPYVATLSLHSLFELRNCLINGSVLLDMRASSIEEISDLILDQQELFSDLNDSMRVKVREALLKKHHHQNDRRRNNLIPIVRSCAEVGKKQSDPHSMDKDGQTVSPQSAPTTSLEVKNGVNCEHSPVDLSKVDLHFMKKIPTGAEASNVLVGEVDTLDRPIVAFVRLSPAVLLSGLTEVPIPTRFLFILLGPVRKGQQYHEIGRSMATIMTDEIFHDVAYKAKERDDLLAGIDEFLDQVTVLPPGEWDPSIRIEPPKNVPSQVTYAYKLFVAAVLSTDKQKLCLFMPNIPRLVPVWELLNVRLGIKD; encoded by the exons AGACCAGATGAGGAAGCTGTGGTGGATCAGGGCGGGACCAGCACAACCCTCAACATTCACTATGAGAAGGAAGAGTTGGAAG GTCATAGAACTCTGTATGTGGGGGTTCGGATGCCACTGGGCAGGCAGGGCCATCGGCACCACCGCACTCATGGCCAGAAGCACCGGAGACGAGGAGCGCGGGGCAAAGGAACCAGCCAGGGTGAAGAGGTCCTGGAAGCTTTGGCCCATG ACACCCCCTCTCAGCATGTTCAGTTCATTCTGGGCACTGAGGACGACGAGGAGCATGTGCCTCATGAGCTGTTCACAGAGCTGGACGAGATctgtctgagagagggagaggatgccAAGTGGAAGGAGAC TTGCAGGTGGCTGAAGTTTGAAGAGGATGTTGAAGATGGGGGAGAGCGTTGGAGCAAGCCTTACGTGGCCACCCTCTCTCTGCACAGTCTGTTTGAGCTGAGGAACTGCCTCATCAATGGCTCTGTCCTCCTGGACATGCGTGCAAGCAGCATAGAAGAAATTTCAG ACCTGATACTGGACCAGCAAGAACTGTTCAGTGACCTGAATGACAGTATGAGGGTTAAAGTGCGGGAAGCCCTTCTCAAGAAACACCACCATCAGAATGATAGGCGGAGGAACAACCTCATTCCCATTGTCCGCTCCTGTGCTGAGGTTGGCAAGAAGCAATCGGACCCACATTCCATGGACAAAGATG GTCAGACTGTTTctcctcagtctgctccaactACGAGTCTTGAGGTGAAAAACGGAGTGAATTGCGAGCACAGTCCTGTGGATCTAAGCAAG GTGGACCttcatttcatgaaaaaaattccCACTGGGGCAGAGGCCTCCAATGTCTTGGTTGGAGAGGTGGACACTCTGGACCGTCCCATCGTCGCCTTTGTGAGGCTCTCCCCAGCTGTGCTCCTCTCGGGCCTGACAGAAGTGCCCATCCCAACAAG ATTTTTGTTTATCTTGCTGGGCCCAGTAAGAAAAGGTCAGCAGTACCACGAGATTGGCAGATCCATGGCCACCATCATGACCGATGAG ATTTTTCATGATGTGGCATATAAAGCCAAGGAGCGAGATGACCTTCTGGCCGGGATAGATGAGTTCCTGGACCAGGTGACTGTGCTCCCTCCAGGGGAGTGGGACCCATCCATTAGAATTGAGCCACCCAAAAATGTCCCTTCCCAGGTAACGTATGCATATAAGCTATTTGTGGCTGCTGTTCTTTCCACAGACAAGCAAAAGTTATGTCTGTTTATGCCAAATATACCAAGACTTGTCCCTGTTTGGGAGCTCTTGAATGTCAGACTAGGAATAAAAGACTAA